One Epidermidibacterium keratini DNA segment encodes these proteins:
- a CDS encoding DUF6882 domain-containing protein, producing MTSPLGLQQPTLDVIAAAYAAVVLERQDAFEALAGGASWDADLAAARLQIGERTLRIALLGSASDADGSWLWAWDNPTFGPDHPATRPLRALVEVGREHDIPELVRPVVPLSSLSDPGDGPAMTIVTAASGLLGAGGYWPAPYDGGIAYLAVLDRALPAPTPDALALAELMQRAITAYPHDNRLTVETYLGVHGLSARVEASTVVAELGGREARFEFDATDRLTALEVSE from the coding sequence ATGACCAGCCCCCTGGGCCTGCAGCAGCCCACCCTCGACGTGATCGCCGCGGCGTACGCCGCCGTCGTACTCGAGCGCCAAGACGCCTTCGAGGCGCTCGCCGGCGGGGCGTCGTGGGACGCCGACCTCGCCGCCGCTCGGCTGCAGATCGGCGAGCGGACCTTGCGGATCGCGCTGCTCGGCAGCGCCTCCGATGCCGACGGCAGCTGGCTCTGGGCGTGGGACAACCCGACGTTCGGGCCCGACCATCCGGCGACGCGGCCGCTGCGCGCGCTGGTCGAGGTGGGGCGCGAGCACGACATTCCCGAGCTGGTGCGACCCGTCGTGCCGCTGTCGTCGCTGTCCGACCCCGGAGACGGTCCGGCGATGACGATCGTGACCGCCGCGAGCGGGCTGCTCGGGGCGGGCGGCTACTGGCCCGCGCCGTACGACGGCGGCATCGCCTATCTCGCCGTACTCGACCGCGCCTTACCGGCCCCGACACCGGACGCGCTGGCGCTGGCCGAGCTCATGCAGCGCGCGATCACGGCGTACCCCCACGACAACCGGCTCACCGTCGAGACCTACCTCGGGGTGCACGGACTCAGCGCCCGGGTCGAGGCCAGCACCGTCGTGGCCGAGCTGGGCGGGCGCGAGGCCCGCTTCGAGTTCGATGCCACCGACCGCCTCACCGCGCTCGAGGTCAGCGAGTAG
- the dnaE gene encoding DNA polymerase III subunit alpha translates to MLDGAAKIGPLTQRAAELGMPAIAVTDHGNVYGAYDFYKQAHEAGIKPIIGMEGYYTPGSRFDRAPYEFGTIVDDESSEEGSSNKGRSAYNHMTLLATTTEGMHNLFRLSSLASLEGQYRKPRFDRELLERYHSGLIATTGCPSGEVPMWLRAGKADQARRAAGDFQEIFGKENFFVELMDHDLQVEKGYRSSLLQIAKDLQIPLLATNDLHYTHREDAKAHGALLCIQTGDRLSNPNRFHFTGDGFYLKSAEEMRALFSEVPEACDNTLRIADRVDIAFNERANYMPRFPVPAGETEESWFVKEVEKGLHYRYPGGIPDAVRKQADFEVGVITQMGFPGYFLVVADFINWAKENGIRVGPGRGSGAGSMAAYAMRITDLDPLQHGLIFERFLNPDRVSMPDFDVDFDERRRGEVIQYVVEKYGSEYVAMIVTYQTIKAKNAVKDAARVLDKPFAVGETLTKAMPPDVMGKGVPLAKMWDSEHERYNEGIEFRGLYDSNEEFKEVIDTAKDLEGLRRGTGVHAAGVIMSSAPLLDVIPLTKREADGAIITQFDYPTCETLGLIKMDFLGLRNLTILDDALDNIKLNRDEDVVLEDLPYDDRASYDLLARGDSLGVFQLDSGPLRSLMRLMRPDNFEDISALIALYRPGPMGAGSHTNYALRKIGRQAVTPIHPELAEPLEEILSESYGLIIYQEQVMAIAQKVAGYSLGQADLLRRAMGKKKKAELDKQFEAFSAGMAERGYSAGAIETLWNILLPFSDYAFNKAHSAAYGVVSYWTAYLKAHYPAEYMAALLTSVGGDKDKMAIYLNECRRMGIKVLPPDVNESGARFTPVGTDIRFGMAAVRGVGHNVVALIEQARESKGAFASFHDFLRKVDQQACKKNVVESLIKAGGFDSLQHPRRGLIAIHAEAIDAVADVKKQEAIGQFDLFGSFGDDDAADVGLDASKLEIAIPPHEWPKREKLAFERDMLGLYVSDHPLHGLEHVLSGAADVTIAGLREEGAYQDRDVVTIAGILTGVERKINKNGQYWARATVEDLEGSVEVMIFARTYEQFGHLVAEDQVVVVTGNIKIEDDEAPKLWVRDLSLPDLSKDASGPVVLQIQALRCTPPVVSRLRQVLGSHPGLVDVHLQVLNGERVTVVKLGDGLRVTRSPSLVGDVKALLGTDGFVQ, encoded by the coding sequence ATGCTCGACGGCGCGGCCAAGATCGGCCCGCTCACGCAGCGCGCAGCCGAGCTGGGCATGCCGGCGATCGCGGTCACCGACCACGGCAACGTGTACGGCGCCTACGACTTCTACAAGCAGGCGCACGAGGCCGGGATCAAGCCGATCATCGGCATGGAGGGCTACTACACGCCCGGGTCGCGCTTCGACCGCGCGCCCTACGAGTTCGGCACCATCGTCGACGACGAGAGCAGCGAAGAAGGCTCGAGCAACAAGGGCCGCTCGGCGTACAACCACATGACGCTGCTGGCCACGACCACCGAGGGCATGCACAACCTGTTCCGGCTGTCGTCGCTGGCGAGCCTGGAGGGTCAGTACCGCAAGCCGCGCTTCGACCGCGAGCTGCTCGAGCGCTACCACTCGGGGCTCATCGCGACCACCGGCTGCCCGTCCGGTGAGGTCCCGATGTGGCTGCGGGCCGGCAAGGCCGACCAGGCCCGCCGCGCCGCGGGCGACTTCCAGGAGATCTTCGGCAAGGAAAACTTCTTCGTCGAGCTGATGGACCACGACCTTCAGGTCGAGAAGGGCTACCGCAGCTCGCTGCTGCAGATCGCCAAGGACCTGCAGATCCCGCTGCTGGCCACCAACGACCTGCACTACACCCACCGTGAAGACGCCAAGGCGCACGGCGCGCTGCTGTGCATCCAGACCGGCGACCGGCTGTCCAACCCCAACCGCTTCCACTTCACCGGCGACGGCTTCTACCTCAAGAGCGCCGAGGAGATGCGGGCGCTGTTCAGCGAGGTGCCCGAGGCGTGCGACAACACGCTGCGCATCGCCGACCGTGTAGACATCGCCTTCAACGAGCGCGCCAACTACATGCCGCGGTTCCCGGTTCCGGCCGGCGAGACCGAGGAGTCCTGGTTCGTCAAGGAGGTCGAGAAGGGCCTGCACTACCGCTACCCCGGCGGCATCCCGGACGCGGTGCGCAAGCAGGCCGACTTCGAGGTCGGCGTCATCACCCAGATGGGCTTTCCGGGCTACTTCCTCGTCGTCGCCGACTTCATCAACTGGGCCAAGGAAAACGGCATCCGCGTCGGTCCCGGCCGCGGCTCGGGCGCTGGCTCCATGGCGGCGTACGCCATGCGCATCACCGACCTCGACCCGCTGCAGCACGGCCTGATCTTCGAGCGGTTCCTCAACCCCGACCGCGTCTCCATGCCCGACTTCGACGTCGACTTCGACGAGCGTCGGCGCGGTGAGGTCATCCAGTACGTCGTCGAGAAGTACGGCAGCGAGTACGTCGCCATGATCGTTACCTACCAGACGATCAAGGCCAAGAACGCCGTCAAGGACGCCGCGCGCGTGCTCGACAAGCCGTTCGCGGTCGGCGAGACCCTCACCAAGGCGATGCCGCCGGACGTGATGGGCAAGGGCGTCCCGCTGGCGAAGATGTGGGACTCCGAGCACGAGCGCTACAACGAGGGCATCGAGTTCCGCGGGCTGTATGACTCCAACGAGGAGTTCAAGGAGGTCATCGACACCGCCAAGGACCTCGAGGGGCTGCGCCGCGGCACCGGCGTACACGCCGCCGGCGTCATCATGTCCTCGGCGCCGCTGCTGGATGTCATCCCGCTGACCAAGCGCGAGGCCGACGGCGCGATCATCACGCAGTTCGACTACCCGACGTGCGAGACGCTCGGGTTGATCAAGATGGACTTCCTCGGGCTGCGCAACCTGACGATCCTCGACGACGCGCTCGACAACATCAAGCTCAACCGCGACGAGGACGTCGTCCTCGAGGATCTGCCGTACGACGACCGCGCGTCCTACGACCTGCTGGCGCGCGGTGACTCGCTCGGCGTCTTCCAGCTCGACTCCGGCCCGCTGCGCTCGCTGATGCGCCTGATGCGCCCGGACAACTTCGAGGACATCTCCGCGCTCATTGCCCTGTATCGCCCCGGCCCGATGGGCGCGGGTAGCCACACGAACTACGCGCTGCGCAAGATCGGCCGGCAGGCGGTCACCCCGATCCACCCCGAGCTCGCCGAGCCGCTGGAGGAGATCCTCTCCGAGTCCTACGGCCTGATCATCTACCAAGAGCAGGTCATGGCGATCGCGCAGAAGGTCGCCGGCTACTCCCTTGGCCAAGCCGACCTGTTGCGCCGCGCCATGGGCAAGAAGAAGAAGGCCGAGCTCGACAAGCAGTTCGAGGCGTTCTCGGCCGGCATGGCCGAGCGCGGCTACTCCGCTGGCGCCATCGAGACGCTGTGGAACATCCTGCTGCCGTTCTCGGACTACGCCTTCAACAAGGCACACTCCGCGGCGTACGGCGTGGTGTCCTACTGGACGGCGTACCTCAAGGCGCACTACCCGGCCGAATACATGGCCGCGCTCCTGACCAGTGTCGGCGGCGACAAGGACAAGATGGCGATCTACCTCAATGAGTGTCGCCGCATGGGCATCAAGGTGCTGCCGCCGGATGTCAACGAGTCCGGCGCCCGGTTTACCCCGGTCGGCACCGACATCCGCTTCGGCATGGCCGCCGTGCGCGGTGTCGGGCACAACGTCGTCGCGCTGATCGAGCAGGCCCGCGAGAGCAAGGGCGCGTTTGCCTCCTTCCACGACTTCCTGCGCAAGGTCGACCAGCAGGCGTGCAAGAAGAACGTCGTCGAGTCGCTGATCAAGGCCGGCGGCTTCGACTCGCTGCAGCACCCGCGGCGCGGGCTGATCGCGATCCACGCCGAGGCGATCGACGCGGTCGCTGACGTCAAGAAGCAAGAGGCGATCGGGCAGTTCGACCTGTTTGGCTCCTTCGGCGACGACGACGCGGCCGACGTCGGGCTCGATGCCAGCAAGCTGGAGATCGCGATCCCACCGCATGAGTGGCCCAAGCGCGAAAAGCTCGCCTTCGAGCGCGACATGCTCGGGCTCTACGTCTCCGACCACCCGCTCCATGGGCTCGAGCACGTGCTTTCGGGCGCCGCCGACGTCACGATCGCCGGGCTGCGCGAAGAGGGCGCCTACCAGGACCGGGACGTGGTGACGATTGCCGGCATCCTCACCGGTGTCGAGCGCAAGATCAACAAAAACGGCCAGTACTGGGCCCGCGCGACCGTCGAGGACCTCGAAGGCTCGGTCGAGGTGATGATCTTCGCTCGCACCTACGAGCAGTTCGGCCATCTGGTCGCTGAGGACCAGGTGGTCGTCGTGACCGGCAACATCAAGATCGAGGACGACGAAGCGCCCAAGCTGTGGGTGCGCGACCTGTCGCTGCCAGACCTGAGCAAGGACGCGAGCGGTCCGGTCGTGCTGCAGATCCAAGCATTGCGGTGTACGCCGCCAGTGGTCAGCCGGCTGCGCCAGGTGCTTGGCTCGCACCCGGGCCTGGTCGACGTACACCTGCAGGTGCTCAACGGCGAGCGCGTCACCGTCGTCAAGCTCGGCGACGGGCTGCGGGTGACTCGCTCACCGTCGCTGGTCGGTGACGTGAAGGCGCTACTGGGCACCGACGGCTTCGTGCAGTGA
- a CDS encoding amidohydrolase family protein, with the protein MSAPSAPTSASRRIVRALHAARRAARPYLRIRPRRGLALVGTVWTGGASTPTPGALLLDSRGRFDVLHPSTATLPDDTVIVGGAGCWVGPALIDTHVHLAFGAPEPMRNTGLLAVRDLGAPFGQLRALSDTARRAAVRATFSGPIITAPGGYPTTSWGADGFGIGVSSAEYAVPVVEKLAERGAAVIKVALEDSGGLPPLGPTTLRAVVARAHELGLAVIAHALSAAMVARAVDAEVDELAHMPTERLPDELVERLAERQVAVSSTLQTHFAEGRGADAARNAKAFVKAGVPLLYGTDLGNTATTPGVDPRELDRIAQAGLGRLGALRAATCDAAAAAGIRASGMLARGDAVDAVVLAENPLTEPATWRAPVAVFARGNEVA; encoded by the coding sequence GTGAGCGCGCCGTCCGCGCCCACCTCGGCATCGCGCCGGATCGTGCGTGCGTTGCACGCGGCGCGCCGCGCCGCCCGCCCGTATCTGCGCATCCGGCCGCGTCGCGGTCTCGCCCTCGTCGGCACCGTATGGACCGGTGGGGCCTCGACGCCGACACCTGGGGCGCTGCTGTTGGACTCGCGTGGGCGATTTGACGTGTTGCATCCGAGCACCGCGACCCTGCCGGACGACACCGTCATCGTCGGGGGAGCCGGGTGCTGGGTCGGCCCGGCACTGATCGATACCCACGTACACCTCGCCTTCGGCGCGCCAGAGCCGATGCGCAACACCGGGCTGCTTGCGGTCCGCGATCTAGGGGCGCCGTTTGGGCAGCTGCGCGCGCTGTCCGACACCGCTCGGCGGGCAGCGGTCCGGGCGACGTTCTCCGGACCGATCATCACGGCCCCGGGCGGATATCCGACGACGAGCTGGGGCGCCGATGGCTTCGGCATCGGGGTGTCCTCCGCGGAGTACGCCGTACCCGTCGTGGAGAAGCTCGCCGAGCGCGGCGCCGCCGTCATCAAGGTGGCGTTGGAAGACTCTGGCGGGCTCCCGCCTTTGGGCCCGACGACGCTGCGGGCCGTCGTGGCCCGCGCGCACGAGCTCGGGCTCGCTGTCATCGCGCACGCGCTGAGCGCCGCGATGGTTGCTCGAGCGGTCGATGCCGAGGTCGACGAGCTCGCACACATGCCGACCGAGCGGCTGCCCGACGAGCTCGTCGAACGCCTCGCCGAACGCCAGGTGGCGGTCAGCTCGACGCTGCAGACCCACTTTGCCGAAGGTCGAGGCGCCGACGCGGCGCGCAACGCCAAGGCGTTCGTGAAGGCCGGCGTACCGCTGCTTTACGGCACGGACCTCGGCAATACCGCGACGACGCCGGGCGTCGACCCGCGCGAGCTCGACCGGATCGCGCAAGCCGGGCTGGGCCGGCTGGGGGCCCTGCGGGCGGCGACCTGTGATGCGGCCGCTGCGGCGGGCATCCGGGCAAGTGGGATGCTTGCCCGCGGGGACGCGGTCGATGCCGTCGTACTCGCCGAGAACCCACTGACCGAACCCGCCACCTGGCGGGCGCCGGTCGCAGTCTTTGCCCGTGGAAACGAGGTCGCGTAA
- the hisF gene encoding imidazole glycerol phosphate synthase subunit HisF has product MTLATRVIPCLDVDAGRVVKGVNFQDLRDAGDPVELAAVYDEQGADELTFLDVTASSGNRETTYDVVRRTAESVFIPLTVGGGVRTVVDVDRLLRAGADKVGVNTAAIARPELISEIADRFGVQVLVLSLDVRREDGRPSGFGVTTHGGRRSAELDAIEWAVRAERLGAGELLLNSMDRDGTKNGFDIELIEAIRREVTIPVIASGGAGAVEHFAPAVRAGADAVLAASVFHFREMTVGEVKADLRAHDVPVR; this is encoded by the coding sequence ATGACCCTTGCCACGCGGGTGATCCCGTGCCTGGACGTCGATGCCGGTCGCGTGGTCAAGGGTGTCAACTTCCAAGATCTGCGCGACGCCGGAGATCCGGTCGAGCTCGCCGCGGTGTACGACGAACAGGGCGCCGACGAGCTGACCTTCCTTGACGTCACCGCGTCCTCGGGCAACCGCGAGACGACGTACGACGTGGTGCGGCGTACCGCTGAGTCGGTCTTCATTCCGCTCACCGTCGGCGGCGGCGTACGCACGGTCGTCGACGTCGACCGGCTGCTGCGCGCCGGCGCGGACAAGGTCGGCGTCAACACGGCCGCCATCGCGCGGCCCGAGCTGATCAGCGAGATCGCCGACCGGTTCGGCGTGCAGGTGCTCGTGCTGTCGCTGGACGTACGCCGCGAGGACGGGCGGCCGTCGGGCTTCGGTGTCACGACCCATGGGGGACGGCGTAGCGCTGAGCTGGATGCGATCGAGTGGGCGGTGCGTGCTGAGCGGCTGGGTGCCGGCGAGCTGCTGCTGAACTCGATGGACCGCGACGGCACCAAGAACGGCTTCGACATTGAGCTGATCGAGGCGATCCGCCGCGAGGTCACCATCCCGGTGATCGCGAGCGGGGGAGCGGGAGCAGTGGAGCACTTCGCCCCGGCAGTCCGTGCCGGTGCGGACGCCGTACTCGCCGCCAGCGTCTTCCACTTCCGTGAGATGACCGTCGGCGAGGTCAAAGCCGACCTGCGCGCCCACGACGTCCCGGTTCGCTAA
- the hisB gene encoding imidazoleglycerol-phosphate dehydratase HisB, with protein MGRTARIERATSESKVVVELDLDGTGRSEISTGVGFYDHMLTALSKHSLIDLTVRTEGDLHIDAHHTVEDTAIAIGDALREALGDKAGIRRFGDAMVPLDEALAQCVVDVSGRPFCVHTGEPEGQEYALIGGTTPAYLGSLTRHVFESIAYNARMCIHLRVLGGRDAHHIVEAQFKAFARALRAAVESDPRTDEIPSTKGAL; from the coding sequence ATGGGCCGCACCGCACGCATTGAACGTGCGACCAGCGAGAGCAAGGTCGTCGTCGAGCTCGATCTCGACGGCACCGGTCGCAGCGAGATCAGCACCGGCGTCGGCTTCTACGACCACATGCTCACCGCACTGTCGAAGCACTCGCTAATCGACCTGACCGTGCGCACTGAAGGCGACCTGCACATCGATGCCCACCACACCGTCGAGGACACCGCGATCGCGATCGGTGACGCGCTGCGCGAGGCGCTCGGCGACAAGGCCGGCATCCGCCGCTTCGGTGATGCGATGGTGCCGCTGGACGAAGCGCTCGCCCAGTGCGTCGTCGATGTCTCCGGGCGTCCGTTCTGCGTGCACACCGGCGAACCGGAGGGCCAGGAATACGCGCTCATCGGCGGTACGACGCCGGCGTACCTCGGCTCGCTGACCCGTCACGTCTTCGAGTCGATCGCCTACAACGCGCGCATGTGCATCCACCTGCGGGTCCTCGGCGGCCGCGATGCGCACCACATCGTGGAGGCTCAGTTCAAGGCCTTCGCTCGCGCGCTTCGGGCAGCGGTCGAGTCTGACCCGCGCACCGACGAGATCCCGAGCACCAAGGGAGCGCTGTGA
- the priA gene encoding bifunctional 1-(5-phosphoribosyl)-5-((5-phosphoribosylamino)methylideneamino)imidazole-4-carboxamide isomerase/phosphoribosylanthranilate isomerase PriA, with product MTKTPLELLPAVDITDGRAVQLVRGEAGSGNTYGDPVTAARTWQADGAQWLHLVDLDAAFGKGNNRELIAEVVAAMDIAVELSGGIRDDESLEFALQTGATRVVIGTAALENPEWCTRIIGEYGERIAIGLDVRGDELAARGWTKSGGNLWEVLERLERDGCARYVVTDVEKDGMLRGPNVHLLRQVCERTDKPVVASGGISTLDDVIQVAQLSSVGVEGAIIGTALYEGNFTLPEALQAASR from the coding sequence ATGACGAAGACCCCGCTTGAGCTGCTGCCGGCCGTCGACATCACCGACGGACGCGCCGTGCAGCTGGTGCGCGGCGAAGCCGGATCCGGCAACACGTACGGCGACCCGGTGACCGCGGCGCGCACGTGGCAGGCCGACGGTGCGCAGTGGCTGCACCTGGTCGACCTCGATGCCGCCTTCGGCAAGGGCAACAACCGCGAGCTCATCGCCGAGGTTGTCGCCGCGATGGACATCGCCGTCGAGCTGTCCGGCGGCATCCGCGACGACGAGTCGCTGGAGTTCGCCCTGCAGACCGGAGCGACCCGCGTCGTCATCGGCACCGCCGCACTGGAAAACCCGGAGTGGTGCACCCGCATCATCGGCGAGTACGGCGAACGCATCGCGATCGGTCTCGACGTACGCGGCGACGAGCTCGCGGCGCGCGGCTGGACCAAGAGCGGCGGCAACCTCTGGGAGGTGCTCGAGCGGCTCGAGCGCGACGGCTGCGCGCGGTACGTCGTCACCGACGTCGAGAAGGACGGCATGCTGCGCGGGCCTAACGTCCACCTGCTGCGGCAGGTGTGCGAGCGCACCGACAAGCCGGTCGTGGCGAGCGGCGGCATCAGCACGCTCGACGACGTCATTCAGGTCGCGCAGCTGTCGTCGGTCGGCGTTGAGGGCGCGATCATCGGCACGGCGCTCTACGAAGGCAACTTCACGCTGCCTGAAGCGCTGCAGGCCGCCAGCCGATGA
- the hisD gene encoding histidinol dehydrogenase, with the protein MLRRLDLRGQSLTTAQLRRLVPRAEVDVERATRAVMPILEDVEARGVAALIEITGRLDGVQLTDIRVPAEAMTEALDGLDPAVREALEESIRRAQIVHADQARTDVTTQVVPGGTVTERWIPVERVGLYVPGGLAVYPSSVVMNVVPAQVAGVGSIAVTSPPQPEFGGLPHPTILAACALLGIDEVYAVGGAQAIAMFAYGTEASEPVDVVTGPGNIYVTAAKRQLRGLIGIDSEAGPTEIAVLADDTADADNVAADLISQAEHDPMAGSVLVTPSEELAAAVDAALARLVPQAKHAERIEVALRGSQSGTVLVDDIEQGLKVVDAYAAEHLEIQTADAPAVAARVRNAGCIFVGAYSPVSLGDYCAGSNHVLPTGGFARHSSGLSVQSFLRGVHVVDYDEQALADTEPYVTALADAEDLPAHGAAVRIRFEARDER; encoded by the coding sequence CTGCTGCGCCGGCTCGACCTGCGCGGTCAGTCGCTGACCACGGCCCAGCTGCGCCGCCTCGTCCCGCGCGCTGAGGTCGACGTCGAGCGGGCGACCCGTGCCGTCATGCCGATCCTTGAGGACGTCGAGGCGCGAGGCGTCGCTGCACTTATCGAGATCACCGGGCGGCTGGACGGCGTACAGCTCACCGACATCCGGGTGCCCGCCGAGGCCATGACCGAGGCGCTGGACGGCCTCGATCCTGCCGTGCGCGAGGCGCTCGAGGAGTCGATCCGGCGCGCGCAGATCGTGCATGCCGACCAGGCCCGCACCGACGTGACGACGCAGGTCGTGCCGGGCGGGACGGTCACCGAGCGGTGGATCCCGGTCGAGCGAGTCGGGCTCTACGTTCCTGGCGGGCTGGCCGTCTATCCCTCCAGTGTCGTGATGAACGTCGTCCCGGCGCAGGTGGCCGGCGTCGGCTCGATCGCGGTCACGAGTCCGCCGCAGCCGGAGTTTGGCGGGCTGCCGCACCCGACGATCCTCGCGGCGTGCGCGCTGCTCGGCATCGACGAGGTGTACGCCGTCGGCGGCGCACAGGCGATCGCGATGTTTGCCTACGGCACCGAGGCCAGCGAGCCGGTCGATGTTGTGACTGGCCCGGGCAACATCTACGTGACCGCCGCGAAGCGCCAGCTGCGTGGGCTGATCGGGATCGACTCGGAGGCCGGACCCACCGAGATCGCCGTACTCGCCGACGACACTGCCGATGCCGACAACGTCGCTGCCGACCTGATCAGTCAGGCTGAGCACGACCCGATGGCCGGCTCGGTGCTGGTGACCCCAAGCGAGGAGCTCGCCGCAGCCGTCGATGCCGCGTTGGCGCGGCTGGTGCCGCAGGCCAAGCATGCCGAGCGCATCGAGGTTGCGCTGCGCGGATCCCAGTCCGGCACCGTGCTGGTCGACGACATCGAGCAGGGCCTGAAGGTTGTCGACGCGTACGCCGCCGAGCACCTCGAGATCCAGACGGCCGACGCCCCAGCGGTGGCGGCCCGGGTGCGCAACGCCGGCTGCATCTTCGTCGGCGCCTACTCACCGGTCTCACTCGGCGACTACTGCGCCGGCTCCAACCACGTGCTGCCGACCGGAGGCTTCGCGCGCCACTCGTCGGGGCTGTCGGTGCAGTCGTTCCTGCGCGGCGTGCACGTTGTCGACTACGACGAGCAAGCGCTCGCCGACACCGAGCCCTATGTGACCGCGCTCGCGGACGCCGAGGACCTGCCGGCACACGGGGCCGCAGTGCGGATCCGCTTCGAGGCACGCGATGAGCGATAG
- the hisH gene encoding imidazole glycerol phosphate synthase subunit HisH, with protein MSNDVVVLDYGFGNIRSAHRALERAGAQVEVTADLERAAACDGLVVPGVGAFAACMAGIDQIGARELIAERVRAERPVLGICVGAQIMFAGGTEHGQHSTGIGVVPGEVTELHAPIRPHMGWNTVAAHPDSVLHRGLDADTRFYFVHSYAATATDPQVRVSTCEYGERFIASFEYAGLCATQFHPEKSGDAGAELLANWMRLL; from the coding sequence TTGAGCAACGACGTCGTCGTACTCGACTACGGCTTCGGCAATATCCGCTCGGCTCACCGTGCTCTTGAGCGCGCCGGCGCCCAGGTCGAGGTCACTGCTGATCTTGAGCGCGCGGCGGCGTGCGACGGGCTCGTCGTACCCGGCGTCGGCGCGTTTGCTGCGTGCATGGCCGGTATCGACCAGATCGGCGCTCGCGAGCTGATCGCCGAACGCGTCCGCGCCGAGCGCCCCGTCCTCGGCATCTGCGTCGGCGCTCAGATCATGTTTGCCGGTGGCACCGAGCACGGCCAGCACAGCACCGGGATTGGCGTCGTACCAGGCGAAGTGACCGAGTTGCACGCGCCGATCCGCCCGCACATGGGCTGGAACACCGTCGCCGCCCACCCGGACTCGGTGCTGCACCGCGGTCTCGATGCCGACACGCGCTTCTACTTCGTGCATTCGTACGCCGCGACGGCAACCGACCCGCAGGTGCGGGTGAGCACGTGCGAATATGGCGAGCGGTTCATCGCCTCGTTCGAGTACGCCGGACTGTGCGCGACCCAGTTCCACCCCGAGAAGTCCGGCGACGCGGGCGCAGAGCTGTTGGCCAACTGGATGAGACTGCTTTAA
- a CDS encoding histidinol-phosphate transaminase, with protein sequence MSDSREVVRGLLRPQFREATPYGAPQLDVAVALNTNENPFELPLEVAEAVAGALREQVPHLNRYPDREFTGLRKALAAYLQAQTGLSLPIESLWAANGSNEVLQHIMMAFGGPGRSALGFVPSYSMHELISVATGTQWIAGRRDEHFDLTAADARAQVQEHDPDIVFLCTPNNPSGTALGVDVIEAVLAASRGIVVVDEAYVEFVRPGTPSALALLGGQPRLIVSRTMSKAFAFAGARLGYLAADPAVIDGLRIVRLPYHLSSLTQAAARAALEHSDALLANVEELKSQRDRIVEGIASLGLTPVPSDANFVLFGGLSDAPATWQALLEHGVLVRDVGIPGHLRVTAGTEAETTAFLNALAAVQR encoded by the coding sequence ATGAGCGATAGCCGCGAGGTTGTGCGCGGGCTGCTGCGACCGCAGTTCCGCGAGGCCACGCCGTACGGCGCACCTCAGCTCGACGTTGCGGTCGCCCTCAACACCAACGAAAACCCGTTCGAGCTGCCGCTCGAGGTCGCGGAGGCCGTCGCGGGCGCGCTGCGTGAGCAGGTGCCGCACCTGAACCGCTACCCGGATCGGGAGTTCACCGGGCTGCGCAAGGCGCTCGCGGCGTACCTGCAGGCCCAGACCGGTCTGAGCCTGCCGATCGAGTCGCTGTGGGCGGCCAACGGCTCCAACGAGGTCCTGCAGCACATCATGATGGCCTTCGGGGGGCCTGGACGATCGGCGCTCGGCTTCGTCCCGTCGTACTCGATGCATGAGCTCATCTCGGTCGCGACCGGCACGCAGTGGATCGCCGGGCGCCGCGACGAGCACTTCGACCTCACTGCGGCCGACGCACGGGCGCAGGTGCAGGAGCACGACCCGGACATCGTCTTCCTGTGTACGCCGAACAACCCCAGCGGCACCGCGCTCGGTGTCGACGTGATCGAGGCCGTGCTCGCGGCCAGCCGCGGGATCGTCGTCGTCGACGAGGCGTACGTCGAGTTCGTGAGGCCGGGTACGCCGAGCGCGCTCGCGCTGCTCGGCGGGCAGCCGCGGCTGATCGTCTCGCGCACGATGAGCAAGGCGTTCGCCTTCGCCGGCGCGCGCCTTGGCTATCTCGCCGCCGACCCAGCCGTCATTGACGGTCTGCGGATCGTGCGCCTGCCCTACCATCTATCCTCGCTCACCCAGGCGGCGGCGCGCGCGGCGCTGGAGCACAGCGACGCGCTGCTGGCCAACGTCGAGGAGCTGAAGTCTCAGCGCGACCGCATCGTCGAGGGGATCGCCTCGCTCGGGCTGACGCCAGTGCCTAGCGACGCCAACTTCGTGCTCTTCGGCGGCCTGTCCGATGCTCCCGCGACGTGGCAGGCGCTGTTGGAGCACGGCGTACTCGTCCGCGATGTCGGCATCCCCGGGCACCTGCGGGTCACCGCCGGCACCGAAGCTGAGACCACCGCATTCCTCAACGCCCTCGCCGCCGTCCAGCGTTAA